A DNA window from Camelina sativa cultivar DH55 chromosome 17, Cs, whole genome shotgun sequence contains the following coding sequences:
- the LOC104759271 gene encoding protein SUPPRESSOR OF npr1-1, CONSTITUTIVE 1-like, with translation MSSSPAPPGNYDVFISFRGEDTRRTVASYLYKQLVTRGIFTFKDDPRIELGDSIPEKLEEAIKNSRFAVVVISKSYATSKWCLDELHLIMKLRLEEKICVIPVFYDVIPSDVKNLRGTFALTCHRGCKLAQKIPKWRVALKRIGNRKGAESSKYKDDVTMVEEIVKVISRKLFSMVPTAPEDIVGMEAHLAQINPLLAMDIHIKNDNDNDTNTKEDKLLSNILGEEDLKFQTVEQGASYIHSRLKNLKALVVLDEVDDVKQVNALAKVGWFGPGSRIIITTRDNSLLSSSRVKNVYKVKYLDDDIALQLFQRIAFKGRNPPRDREYQHLSERFCRLSQGLPLALVTFGFHLQDKSLGGWQDDLKMFEEAPHEEIMTVLKTSYDKLDRVGKTAFLHVSCLFNGDPVERVITLLERGRAGMKVLVDMSLIDISADGRIAMHPLLEQTGRQIVHQESENSPAKQRILWQQKDICRVLEDNAGTSKTEAMALDVSEPMSSDFHIKWNMFKPMHNLSYLKINSKLKKLWSGTPRLLHLRKLDLTGSEDLKELPDLQEAVCLEELILEGCTSLKQIPKSICSLSKLQKIDVSNCDGLTHLRIKITESTSTVIEDTSLSVRAVYLKFFSTETFVADSQGISLENPSITGNLKLELKLLKGYAEHLCFTSEKHISRELMKLELESPPYGFNSLDIMRFDSNTKRSFKCISFAGFPWLIELNLINLNIQVIPDDIHHMRVLEKLDLSGNSFKGLPSTMKLLSNLKQLTLCNCRSLDELPELSQLEILTLSDCTNLRTLVKLDQEIRYSLLELWLDNCKNIESLSDELRHFTKLTYLDLSRQDFETLPTSIIGHTSLVTLCLNYCSNLVSLTGLPRSLKCINAHGCKSLTASTLPSIIHSIDLTPCPHWNQNSSQITRFPVGRRSKQLISSFCPLVLGGTSMCLLQGDYQRYNELSSGYINPIAAFKAMVVGFFLVWLLSSLTLALGLVVISVPGELDTPLLFPTSRNRASSSHSVQQALAEPSSAPWLRRPSGWLILELLIIVFLSTSALYSLQLNI, from the exons ATGTCCTCGTCCCCTGCACCTCCTGGTAACTACGATGTCTTCATCAGCTTCCGAGGTGAAGACACTCGAAGAACCGTCGCTAGCTATTTGTACAAACAACTTGTCACCAGAGGGATTTTCACCTTCAAAGACGATCCAAGGATCGAGCTAGGAGACTCCATCCCCGAAAAACTCGAAGAGGCCATCAAGAATTCAAGGTTTGCCGTTGTGGTTATCTCAAAGAGCTACGCTACTTCAAAGTGGTGTTTGGACGAGCTTCATCTGATAATGAAACTTAGATTGGAAGAAAAGATATGTGTCATCCCAGTCTTCTACGACGTTATCCCCTCTGACGTTAAAAATCTTCGAGGGACTTTTGCTTTAACATGCCACCGAGGTTGTAAATTAGCGCAGAAGATTCCCAAATGGAGAGTAGCCCTTAAACGTATCGGAAACCGAAAAGGCGCAGAGTCTAGTAAATA CAAGGACGATGTCACGATGGTTGAAGAAATTGTTAAAGTTATTTCACGCAAGTTGTTCTCTATGGTGCCAACGGCTCCTGAGGATATCGTTGGAATGGAAGCTCATTTGGCACAAATCAACCCTCTCTTGGCCATGGACATCCACATCAAGAATGACAATGACAATGACACCAACACCAAGGAAGATAAG cTTCTTTCTAATATCCTTGGCGAAGAAGATCTTAAGTTTCAGACCGTTGAGCAGGGAGCTAGTTATATCCATTCAAGGCTTAAGAACCTAAAAGCTTTAGTTGTCCTTGATGAGGTGGATGATGTGAAACAGGTGAATGCCTTGGCAAAGGTTGGATGGTTTGGACCAGGGAGCCGAATCATCATAACCACACGGGACAATAGCTTGCTTAGCTCCTCTAGAGTGAAAAATGTGTACAAAGTTAAGTATTTGGATGATGATATAGCTCTCCAACTCTTCCAGCGGATTGCATTTAAAGGAAGGAATCCTCCTAGGGACAGAGAGTACCAACATCTTTCGGAACGTTTCTGTAGGCTTTCTCAAGGTCTTCCTTTGGCCCTTGTGACTTTCGGCTTTCATCTCCAAGACAAGTCCCTAGGAGGGTGGCAAGATGATTTGAAAATGTTTGAGGAAGCTCCACATGAAGAAATCATGACGGTCTTGAAAACTAGCTATGATAAGTTAGACAGAGTTGGTAAGACTGCTTTTCTTCATGTCTCATGCCTTTTTAATGGAGATCCTGTCGAACGAGTCATAACACTTCTTGAACGAGGTAGAGCGGGAATGAAGGTTTTAGTAGACATGTCTCTCATCGACATATCGGCTGATGGGCGTATAGCTATGCACCCTTTGTTAGAGCAAACTGGGAGACAAATTGTGCATCAAGAATCAGAAAACAGCCCTGCCAAACAACGAATCTTGTGGCAACAGAAGGACATCTGTCGAGTACTTGAAGACAACGCA GGTACAAGCAAAACCGAAGCCATGGCATTAGATGTTTCTGAGCCGATGTCCAGTGATTTTCATATCAAGTGGAACATGTTCAAGCCGATGCATAATCTCAGTTATTTGAAGATCAACAG CAAGCTCAAAAAGCTCTGGAGTGGAACCCCG AGACTTCTGCATCTGAGGAAACTCGATTTGACAGGATCTGAGGACCTGAAAGAACTTCCAGATCTTCAGGAAGCAGTGTGTCTCGAGGAGTTGATATTGGAAGGCTGCACTTCCTTGAAACAGATTCCAAAGTCCATTTGCAGCCTATCAAAACTGCAGAAAATTGATGTGTCAAACTGTGATGGGCTTACGCATCTAAGGATCAAAATAACGGAATCTACAAGTACTGTCATCGAAGACACAAGCTTGAGCGTTAGAGCTGTCTACCTGAAATTTTTTAGCACAGAAACGTTTGTAGCAGATTCTCAGGGCATTTCTCTTGAGAATCCATCAATCACAGGCAACTTAAAACTGGAGTTGAAGCTTCTAAAAGGATATGCAGAGCATCTATGTTTTACTTCCGAGAAACACATCTCTCGTGAGCTGATGAAGTTGGAGCTCGAGTCACCTCCCTATGGTTTTAATTCACTCGACATAATGCGGTTTGACAGCAACACGAAGAGAAGTTTCAAGTGTATTAGCTTTGCAGGGTTTCCCTGGTTGATAGAGTTAAATCTAATAAACCTAAACATCCAGGTAATCCCAGATGACATCCACCATATGCGAGTCTTAGAGAAGTTGGACCTCAGTGGGAATAGCTTCAAAGGGTTACCTAGTACAATGAAGCTTCTTAGCAATTTGAAACAGTTGACGCTTTGTAACTGCCGCAGTCTGGACGAATTGCCAGAACTATCTCAGCTGGAGATCCTAACACTTTCTGACTGTACAAACCTCCGAACATTGGTGAAGCTTGATCAGGAAATTAGATACAGTTTGCTCGAGCTTTGGCTTGACAACTGCAAGAACATTGAGTCACTATCAGATGAGCTACGTCATTTCACAAAGTTGACATATTTAGATCTCAGCAGACAAGATTTCGAGACGTTACCGACAAGCATCATTGGCCACACCTCCTTGGTAACTCTATGCCTCAATTACTGCAGCAACCTCGTATCACTGACAGGGCTTCCACGGAGTCTCAAGTGTATAAATGCACATGGCTGCAAGTCTCTAACAGCTTCCACTCTTCCCAGCATAATACATTCTATTGATCTAACTCCTTGCCCCCATTGGAACCAGAACTCCAGTCAAATCACTCGGTTCCCAGTTGGAAGACGCAGTAAACAG CTCATTTCCTCGTTTTGTCCCCTTGTACTAGGAGGAACCAGTATGTGCTTGCTTCAAGGAGACTACCAAAGGTACAACGAGTTATCAAGTGGCTATATCAATCCTATTGCAGCATTTAAAGCCATGGTTGTGGGGTTTTTCTTG gTATGGCTGTTGAGTTCACTGACGTTGGCTCTAGGTCTTGTGGTTATCAGTGTTCCTGGTGAGTTGGACACGCCACTTCTGTTCCCAACATCCAGAAACAGAGCCTCATCTTCCCATTCAGTTCAGCAGGCGCTTGCAGAACCATCTTCTGCACCCTGGCTGAGGAGGCCTTCAGGGTGGCTTATCTTGGAGCTTCTCATCATCGTCTTTCTCTCCACATCCGCCCTCTACTCACTGCAGCTGAATATATAA
- the LOC104756092 gene encoding TMV resistance protein N-like has protein sequence MQSCRQRVVNSSTSLFCLSTMAFSSAPRVLKYDVFLGFRGEDTRKTFVSHLYAALDRKRIVTFKDDQRLEIGDHISDKLRRAIEVSRFAVVVLSENYATSRWCLMELQLIMERMSHGKIDVFPVFYRVDPSAVRHQRGNFALDSHRSRETADTILRWGEALNLIASLTGVDSETCIDEAIMVEGIARNIARRVTSMHKIDSKNIFGMKAQLEGLSPLLDLESDEVRVIGIWGMGGIGKTSIAKCLYDQLSPKFTARCFIENIKSIRQDHDQDLMHLQKLVLCSILQDDIGVRSVEAGYRQIKATLGHRTVLLVLDGVDKVEQVHALAKDTKWFGPGSRIIITTRDMGLLNTCEVKTVYKAMCLDAKDSLQMFNHIAFGEGLPPPDGFEQLSVRASRLAHGLPSALQTYALFLRGRNATPEQWEKALSELESSLNENIMEILKISYEDLPKAHQNVLLHVACLFNGDTIQRITSLLDGSRPERS, from the exons ATGCAGAGTTGCAGACAGAGAGTAGTAAATTCTTCGacgagtttgttttgtttgtcaacaatgGCTTTCTCCTCTGCACCTCGTGTATTGAAGTATGACGTATTTCTCGGCTTCAGAGGGGAAGACACAAGAAAAACCTTTGTTAGCCATTTATACGCAGCCCTTGATCGCAAACGAATCGTTACCTTCAAAGATGACCAAAGGCTTGAGATAGGCGATCATATTTCCGACAAACTCCGCAGAGCCATAGAAGTTTCGAGGTTTGCTGTGGTAGTTCTCTCAGAGAACTACGCTACTTCAAGGTGGTGCTTGATGGAACTCCAACTGATAATGGAGCGTATGAGTCATGGGAAAATTGATGTCTTCCCGGTCTTCTACAGAGTAGATCCCTCTGCCGTGAGACACCAGCGAGGAAACTTCGCTTTAGATAGCCACCGAAGTCGAGAAACGGCAGATACCATTCTTCGATGGGGAGAAGCTCTTAACCTAATCGCCAGTCTTACCGGCGTTGATTCCGAAACCTG CATTGATGAGGCTATAATGGTTGAAGGGATCGCCAGAAATATTGCAAGACGTGTGACATCGATGCATAAAATAGATTCCAAGAATATTTTTGGGATGAAAGCTCAACTGGAAGGTCTGAGTCCTCTCTTGGATCTGGAATCCGATGAGGTTCGTGTGATAGGAATCTGGGGGATGGGAGGCATTGGGAAAACTTCCATTGCCAAGTGTCTCTATGACCAGCTCTCACCTAAATTTACAGCTCGCTGTTTCATAGAGAACATTAAGAGTATTCGTCAAGACCATGACCAAGATCTAATGCATTTACAAAAACTAGTGCTCTGCAGTATTCTTCAGGATGATATTGGCGTGAGGAGTGTGGAAGCTGGATACCGTCAGATAAAAGCCACACTTGGGCACCGAACGGTGTTGCTTGTACTTGATGGTGTTGATAAAGTGGAGCAGGTGCATGCCCTAGCAAAAGACACAAAATGGTTTGGTCCTGGGAGCCGAATCATCATAACCACCCGAGACATGGGCTTGCTCAATACTTGTGAAGTGAAAACAGTTTACAAGGCCATGTGCTTGGATGCTAAGGATTCCCTCCAGATGTTTAACCATATTGCTTTTGGAGAAGGACTTCCGCCTCCTGATGGTTTTGAACAACTTTCAGTCAGAGCTTCTCGGCTTGCACACGGGCTTCCTTCTGCACTTCAAACCTACGCTTTATTTCTCCGTGGAAGGAACGCAACTCCTGAGCAGTGGGAAAAAGCATTAAGTGAACTCGAAAGCAGCCTTAACGAGAACATAATGGAGATCTTGAAAATTAGCTACGAGGACTTACCAAAAGCACATCAGAATGTATTGCTTCATGTTGCATGTCTCTTCAATGGAGACACTATCCAGCGTATCACTTCTCTTCTTGATGGTTCCAGACCTGAGAGAAGCTGA
- the LOC104756090 gene encoding disease resistance protein TAO1-like: protein MYPSSSSSTPPQKFDVFLSFRGKDTRRTFISFLYKELIRMSIRTFKDDVELKSGRRISSDLLTAIENSKIAVVIVSKNYPASPWCLRELAMIMDVEKKGSLIVMPIFYNVVPAHVRRQVEKVALQFRKHEDRENHETVVSWRQALTNLASISGHCSRDWEDDSKLLDEITKRISDMLLSPTSDGISNQFGFGAHMKELYPLLDLDANEGVRVIGIWARGGNGRSALARYVYQKFFKQFQSQCFLENVKEIPRDCQMSNLRDEFLIRIQGGYSKMKTSGLIKTRLMSQKVLLVANNVDKLEQLDALAEDFNCFGPGSLVIITTQDKQLLVAFGVKVVYEVEGLRCFEVRQLFRQIGFRERDLYDAGSEFFESS from the exons ATGTatccatcgtcttcttcttcaacacctCCCCAAAAGTTCGATGTCTTTCTGAGTTTCAGAGGCAAAGACACTCGCAGGACCTTCATCAGCTTTCTTTACAAAGAACTCATCCGAATGAGTATTCGAACTTTCAAAGACGACGTCGAACTCAAGAGCGGCCGTAGGATTTCTTCAGATCTCCTCACCGCAATCGAAAACTCCAAAATCGCCGTCGTGATTGTCTCGAAGAACTACCCTGCGTCTCCATGGTGTCTCCGAGAGCTAGCCATGATCATGGATGTTGAGAAAAAGGGGTCGCTCATCGTTATGCCTATCTTTTATAACGTCGTGCCTGCTCATGTGAGGAGACAAGTCGAAAAAGTAGCTCTTCAGTTTAGGAAACATGAAGATAGAGAAAATCACGAGACTGTTGTGTCATGGAGACAAGCATTGACCAATTTGGCAAGTATCTCCGGTCACTGTTCTCGTGATTG GGAAGATGATTCGAAGCTACTCGACGAGATTACCAAGAGAATCTCTGACATGTTGTTATCACCAACAAGTGATGGGATCAGTAACCAATTTGGATTTGGTGCACACATGAAAGAGTTGTATCCATTGTTGGATTTGGATGCTAATGAAGGTGTGAGAGTGATTGGAATTTGGGCAAGAGGAGGTAATGGAAGATCAGCTCTAGCTAGATACGTTTATCAGAAGTTCTTTAAGCAATTCCAAAGCCAGTGTTTTCTTGAAAACGTCAAAGAGATTCCTCGTGATTGTCAAATGTCGAATTTAAGAGACGAGTTTCTGATTAGGATTCAAGGAGGGTACTCGAAGATGAAGACCTCAGGGTTGATCAAAACAAGGCTCATGAGTCAGAAAGTACTACTTGTGGCTAACAACGTCGATAAACTCGAACAGCTAGATGCTCTTGCGGAAGATTTTAACTGTTTTGGTCCAGGTAGCCTAGTGATCATAACTACACAAGACAAACAGCTTCTTGTTGCGTTTGGTGTAAAAGTTGTGTATGAAGTTGAGGGCTTAAGGTGCTTTGAAGTTCGTCAACTGTTTCGTCAAATCggctttagagagagagatctttatGATGCTGGTTCCGAGTTTTTTGAATCTTCTTGA
- the LOC104756094 gene encoding protein YLS9-like — translation MTDDRVYPASKPPGIVGSGGGGATTNPTFPANKAQLYSANRPAYRPPAGRRRSSSHSRGCCCRCCCWTIFVIILLVLLVAAASAVVYLIYRPQRPNFSVSSLKISSLNFTSATHLTTAISLSVIARNPNKNVGFLYDVTDITLYKSSTGGDDDDVVIGKGSIPSFVHGKKNTTMLRSTIGSPPGDLDEISAGKLKGDLKAKKGVAIKIVLNTKVKVKMGSLKTPKSGIRVTCEGIKLVAPTGKKPTTAVTSAAKCKVDPRFKIWKITF, via the coding sequence ATGACAGACGACAGGGTTTACCCCGCATCAAAACCTCCCGGCATCGTCGGCAGTGGCGGCGGCGGCGCAACAACGAATCCAACTTTTCCGGCGAACAAAGCTCAGCTCTACAGCGCAAACCGTCCCGCTTACCGTCCACCAGCTGGTCGTCGCCGTAGTAGTAGCCACAGCCGAGGATGTTGCTGCCGTTGCTGCTGCTGGACGATTTTCGTAATCATCCTCTTAGTCCTCCTCGTCGCCGCCGCATCAGCCGTCGTATACCTAATCTACCGACCTCAACGTCCTAACTTCAGCGTCTCTTCACTCAAAATCTCGTCTCTCAATTTCACCTCCGCAACTCACCTCACCACCGCCATTTCCCTCTCCGTCATCGCTAGAAACCCTAACAAAAACGTCGGGTTCCTCTACGACGTGACGGACATCACACTCTACAAATCATCAACcggaggtgatgatgatgatgtggtcATCGGTAAAGGATCGATCCCTTCGTTTGTTCACGGGAAGAAGAACACGACGATGCTTAGATCTACGATCGGAAGTCCTCCCGGAGATCTAGATGAGATATCGGCGGGTAAGCTTAAAGGAGATCTCAAGGCGAAGAAAGGAGTAGCGATTAAGATTGTGTTGAACACGAAAGTGAAAGTGAAGATGGGATCTCTGAAGACTCCTAAATCAGGGATTAGAGTTACTTGTGAAGGGATCAAATTGGTTGCTCCGACCGGGAAGAAGCCGACTACGGCTGTTACCTCCGCCGCTAAGTGTAAGGTTGATCCCAGATTCAAGATCTGGAAAATTACTTtctaa
- the LOC104756091 gene encoding putative disease resistance protein At4g11170 gives MSSSSTSLLVERKVDVYLSFSGEISLAIDFNYHLSQHGIKTFISDSWKEKRCRVLDQRILEALAESKVAVVMMSEKQASSVGFLEELVAILQVQEESSLIVIPIFITNNHLDVEEISQHYLGPHEEMYPWKAPLWRKALTKLKNIAAQCSLSTDHSGVGGLNRIKNIADDIWLMFLSSSLSNFKGLVGIDRQMKEFHELLALESIKDVRIVGIWGKAGVGKTTLARYTYDKISVSFQTHVFLENVENIKEKFLSGKFVADDLTSLDHERHEITEAMRRHQRILLIVDGVDNIEQGKWIAENANWFGPGSRVVIVCLKKNLLVESGVNHVYEVESLRYDEALELFSQFAFKQPYHPPDFEQLAVRAVHLAGFLPFALKLFGLFLTGKGQHEWEAVLLKLNAKHGKDIMEVWKIMEASEDKIEDASKTKTE, from the coding sequence atgtcttcttcttctacatcttTGTTGGTTGAAAGGAAGGTGGATGTCTACCTGAGTTTTAGTGGCGAGATATCTCTTGCCAttgattttaattatcatttgtcCCAACATGGAATCAAAACTTTCATCTCCGACAGCTGGAAGGAGAAGCGTTGCAGGGTGCTTGATCAACGGATTCTCGAGGCTTTGGCAGAGTCTAAAGTTGCCGTTGTCATGATGTCCGAGAAGCAAGCTTCTTCTGTTGGGTTCCTGGAAGAGCTCGTGGCAATACTCCAGGTTCAGGAGGAAAGCTCACTCATTGTCATACCCATCTTCATcacaaacaaccatttggatgtGGAAGAGATCTCCCAACACTATCTTGGGCCTCATGAGGAAATGTATCCGTGGAAAGCCCCATTATGGAGGAAAGCACTTACAAAACTGAAGAACATAGCCGCTCAGTGCTCTTTATCTACGGACCATTCAGGGGTAGGCGGATTAAATCGGATCAAGAACATTGCTGATGACATCTGGCTTATGTTTCTCTCTTCATCATTAAGCAATTTCAAAGGACTTGTAGGGATAGATCGCCAAATGAAAGAGTTTCATGAGTTGTTGGCTTTAGAATCTATCAAAGATGTCCGTATCGTAGGAATATGGGGTAAGGCAGGTGTGGGGAAGACAACCCTTGCTAGGTACACGTATGATAAGATATCTGTGAGTTTCCAGACACATGTTTTCCTAGAAAATGTcgaaaatattaaagagaagTTTCTATCTGGAAAGTTTGTAGCGGATGATCTTACAAGTTTAGATCATGAGAGGCATGAAATTACAGAAGCAATGCGTAGACACCAAAGAATTCTGCTTATCGTAGACGGTGTGGATAACATTGAACAAGGGAAGTGGATAGCCGAGAACGCTAACTGGTTTGGTCCAGGAAGCAGAGTCGTTATTGTCTGTCTTAAAAAGAATTTATTAGTTGAGTCTGGCGTGAACCATGTGTATGAAGTTGAGTCTTTAAGATATGATGAAGCTCTTGAACTCTTCTCTCAGTTTGCCTTCAAGCAGCCTTATCATCCTCCTGATTTCGAACAGCTTGCAGTTCGTGCTGTCCACCTTGCAGGGTTTCTTCCTTTCGCCCTTAAATTGTTTGGCTTGTTTTTAACTGGTAAAGGTCAACATGAGTGGGAAGCTGTATTGCTTAAACTTAATGCCAAACATGGTAAAGACATAATGGAAGTTTGGAAGATCATGGAAGCATCAGAGGATAAAATCGAGGAtgcatcaaaaacaaaaacagaatag
- the LOC104756096 gene encoding putative pentatricopeptide repeat-containing protein At1g17630 produces MVHSSLWRFRLQQIPWRRLRKSCFHTSPCRPYPPISSPDVVSVPSCYYSHTNNNDQSLFDHVLGLCLTAQQCKQVHAQVLVSDFIYRSGSLAANFISVYSRLGLLVDARNVFETVSLVLCSDLRLCYSILKANVSHGLHETALDLYNGMREKGLAGDAYVLPLILRACRYLRRFGLCQAFHSHLIQIGLKENLHVVNELLVLYANNTGSVGDAYKLFVEMPVRNRMSWNVMIKGFSQEYDCENAVEIFEWMQREECIPDEVTWTSVLSCHSQCGKFEDVIKYFHVMRMSGSVVSGEALAVFFSVCAELGALSTAEKVHGYVIKGGFDECLPSKNALTHVYGKQGRVKEAEQLFRQIRNKGIESWNSLITSFVDAGKLDEALSLFTELEEMNDVCNVKANVVTWTSVIKGCNVQGRGDDSLEYFRRMQFSKVLANSVTICCILSICAELPAINLGREIHGHVIRTSMSDNILVQNALVNMYTKCGLLNEGSLVFEAIRDKDLISWNSIVKGYGMHGFGERALSMFDRMISSGCHPDGITLVAVLSACSHAGLVEKGRGIFYSMSKKFGLEPQQEHYACIVDLLGRVGFVKEASEIVKNMPMEPKVCVLGALLNSCRMHKNMDIAEDIASQLSVLEPEKTGSYMLLSNIYSAGGKWEESAKVRASAKKKDLKKVSGSSWIELKNKSYKFSSGSIVQSEFASVYLVLEDLVSHMLKKGPTHDENNYEDDQLWTA; encoded by the coding sequence ATGGTTCACTCTTCTCTTTGGCGATTTCGTCTTCAACAAATCCCTTGGCGGCGTCTTCGTAAATCTTGTTTCCACACTTCTCCATGTCGTCCATACCCACCAATTTCTTCTCCCGACGTCGTTTCAGTTCCCTCGTGCTACTACTCCCATACGAATAACAATGATCAATCCCTCTTCGATCACGTTCTTGGATTATGCTTGACGGCTCAGCAATGCAAGCAAGTTCATGCCCAAGTACTTGTATCCGATTTCATCTACCGTTCCGGTTCATTAGCTGCGAATTTCATATCGGTTTACTCTCGGTTAGGACTCCTCGTCGATGCCCGTaacgtctttgagactgtttcTCTTGTTCTGTGCTCTGATTTGCGTCTGTGTTACTCGATTCTCAAAGCTAATGTGTCTCATGGTTTACACGAGACTGCTCTTGATCTTTACAATGGAATGCGTGAAAAAGGTCTCGCAGGGGACGCGTATGTATTACCATTGATCCTTCGAGCTTGTAGATACTTGCGTCGTTTTGGTTTATGTCAAGCTTTTCATAGCCATCTTATTCAGATTGGTTTAAAAGAGAATCTTCATGTGGTTAACGAGTTGCTCGTGTTGTATGCTAATAACACTGGAAGCGTTGGAGATGCCTACAAACTGTTTGTTGAAATGCCTGTGAGAAACCGTATGTCGTGGAACGTTATGATTAAAGGGTTTTCTCAAGAGTATGACTGTGAAAATGCTGTTGAGATTTTTGAGTGGATGCAACGTGAAGAGTGTATACCAGATGAAGTGACTTGGACTTCAGTTTTATCATGTCATTCGCAATGTGGCAAGTTTGAAGATGTGATTAAGTATTTTCATGTTATGAGGATGAGTGGAAGTGTTGTTAGTGGCGAAGCTCTTgctgtttttttctctgtatgTGCTGAGTTAGGAGCGTTAAGTACTGCTGAGAAAGTTCATGGGTATGTTATAAAAGGTGGGTTTGATGAGTGTTTGCCCTCGAAGAACGCGTTGACACACGTGTACGGGAAGCAAGGGAGAGTTAAAGAAGCAGAACAGTTGTTCCGGCAGATAAGAAACAAAGGTATAGAGAGCTGGAATTCTTTGATAACGTCGTTTGTGGATGCTGGTAAACTCGACGAGGCTCTTTCATTGTTTACTGAGTTGGAGGAAATGAATGATGTTTGTAACGTCAAGGCTAACGTGGTTACCTGGACCTCTGTTATCAAGGGTTGTAACGTCCAAGGAAGAGGAGATGATTCACTTGAGTATTTCCGGCGAATGCAGTTTTCCAAAGTATTGGCTAATTCTGTGACGATTTGTTGTATACTATCAATTTGTGCGGAGCTTCCAGCTATAAATCTCGGAAGAGAGATCCATGGGCATGTGATACGGACCTCAATGAGCGATAACATTCTGGTTCAGAATGCATTGGTGAATATGTACACAAAATGTGGGTTACTCAATGAGGGGAGTCTTGTATTTGAAGCAATTAGGGACAAGGATTTGATCTCATGGAATTCGATAGTCAAAGGTTATGGTATGCATGGGTTTGGCGAGAGAGCGTTAAGTATGTTCGATCGAATGATAAGTTCTGGGTGTCATCCTGATGGGATCACTTTGGTAGCTGTTCTTTCAGCATGTAGTCATGCAGGGCTGGTTGAAAAGGGACGCGGAATTTTCTATTCGATGAGCAAAAAATTTGGATTAGAACCCCAGCAAGAGCACTATGCATGTATTGTTGATCTCCTTGGTCGTGTAGGGTTTGTGAAAGAAGCGAGTGAGATTGTGAAGAACATGCCTATGGAGCCCAAGGTCTGTGTGTTGGGAGCTCTATTAAATTCTTGCCGGATGCATAAAAACATGGACATTGCAGAGGATATAGCATCCCAACTTAGCGTTCTTGAACCGGAGAAGACAGGAAGCTATATGTTGCTTTCTAACATCTACTCTGCTGGTGGGAAGTGGGAAGAATCTGCAAAGGTTAGGGCTTCAGCCAAGAAAAAGGATTTGAAGAAAGTTTCTGGAAGCAGTTGGATTGAATTGAAGAACAAATCCTACAAATTCTCATCAGGGTCAATAGTACAAAGCGAGTTTGCGAGCGTCTACCTGGTTCTTGAGGATTTGGTTAGTCATATGTTGAAAAAAGGCCCTACACATGATGAGAACAATTATGAGGATGATCAATTGTGGACAGCATAA